From Glycine max cultivar Williams 82 chromosome 11, Glycine_max_v4.0, whole genome shotgun sequence, the proteins below share one genomic window:
- the LOC100526947 gene encoding Protein SPIRAL1-like 5-like, translated as MSRGESSGGGQSSLGYLFGSEEKPNQPLPTKTAPLPPYGIDIDNAAPPHAVAPSNTQLVVSNNRSQGHHLGNIVTDRPSTKVKSVPGGHSSLGYLFGDK; from the exons ATGAGTAGAGGTGAAAGTTCAGGTGGTGGACAGAGCTCGTTGGGGTACCTATTTGGGTCAGAAGAGAAGCCAAATCAGCCTCTGCCCACAAAGACAGCTCCATTACCACCCTATGGCATTGACATCGACAACGCCGCGCCCCCTCACGCTGTTGCTCCTTCTAACACCCAACTTGTTGTCTCAAATAACCGATCTCAAGGTCACCACTTGGGAAACATTGTAACT GATCGTCCGTCAACAAAAGTCAAATCGGTACCTGGTGGTCATTCATCGCTTGGATACTTGTTTGGAGATAAGTGA